The Penaeus chinensis breed Huanghai No. 1 chromosome 36, ASM1920278v2, whole genome shotgun sequence genome includes a region encoding these proteins:
- the LOC125044910 gene encoding pollen-specific leucine-rich repeat extensin-like protein 1, whose product MPEETPEGYKDPLLGRPFLDGKRFQFNPNGTFEVMEPSREEEEPRDEGPREEDLREEGPREEDLREEGPREEDLREEGPREEDLREEGPREEDLREEGPREEGPREEGATAGLEDTAATEGRRGGPTPKVLLR is encoded by the coding sequence ATGCCCGAAGAAACTCCAGAGGGCTACAAGGACCCTCTCCTCGGCCGGCCGTTCCTCGACGGGAAGCGGTTCCAGTTCAACCCGAACGGGACGTTCGAGGTGATGGAGCCgagtcgggaggaggaggagcccagggacgAGGGGCCCAGGGAAGAGGATCTCAGGGAAGAGGGGCCCAGGGAAGAGGACCTCAGGGAAGAGGGGCCCAGGGAAGAGGACCTCAGGGAAGAGGGGCCCAGGGAAGAGGACCTCAGGGAAGAGGGGCCCAGGGAAGAGGACCTCAGGGAAGAGGGGCCAAGGGAAGAGGGGCCCAGGGAAGAGGGGGCGACGGCTGGGCTCGAGGACACCGCCGCCACGGAGGGCCGTCGAGGAGGCCCGACGCCAAAAGTCCTTCTGCGCTGa